The sequence TCCGTTGTGACGGGATGGCCCCAAGACCTCGGCGGACACGCGCTTCCGACTCTGCACGTCAACATCGCATTTGGCGTCGCATTTGAAAGCAAATAAATCGGCACGGCGCGCTTGTTCGCTTCCGGGCAAGACCAGTGCGCATCAGTCCATGGACCTGCTCTGCCCTCATCTCATGACCGGGTGGAACTCCATCAAGATCCCGCCGACCAAGCGGAGCGTTCAATTCGACTTCGGCGCAGGACTAACGGCGAGCGTCGCGCAAGGGCTAGATTGCAAGCATTCGCCTACGGCCGGATTGGTGCCGACGATTTGCCATCACCAGCCTTGCCGCTCGGCTACCTGAGCCCGTCGATTGGATTGCAGAGAGCGAGACAATGACCCTCTTCGAACTCGTCCACACAATTGCGCATGCCGAAACTCCTTCGGCCAACGATGATTCCCCGTCCGGCACTGTCATTTTCTGCGGCATCAGCCTGCTGCTAGGTGTCGTCGCATTGGTTTTTGCCTCGTTCGGGGAGCCGCCTTCCATGATGTTCTGAGGCTGCTTGTCCATGGGCGATTTGTGGCTTCTGGCTTGTATGATGTTCGTAGCGTCGAGCAACGTGGCGTGCTGCGGCCATGTGTCGACGTGGCAACATACCGACAGAATCGCGCCGAAAACGCCGATCGTCCCATTCCAGTTCGTCTCTGTGCAAACGCCATGTGCGGCTCAAGCCTAGGTTGCCCCTGATGTCATGGCGCAGAAATCGGCACAGAGCTGATGTGCCGAGGGTTCCTGCGACCATGATCAGGCCAGCAGGCCGGGCGGAGCATAGACGAACGCGCGTTTTCCAATTGCGGGCCGGACTTCAACCGCTCCGGCCGAGGGGGTGACATATGAAGAAGTTGGTGCTGGCTTCGACAGCGGTCGCGGTACTCACTGGATCGGCTCTCGCGGCCGACCTTCCAGCACGAACCACCGTCAGGGCGCCCGTGATGCCTGAGCCGGTCGCCAACTGGACCGGCTTTTATGTTTTCGGTGGTGCGGGCGGCGGATTGTGGGCCGCGGATAGCTATGAGGTCCTCAACACAGGCGGGCCCGCCGTCAGCCACAAACAGCGGTTCGGCGGCAGCGGCTATTTCGGCACGGTCGGCGCCGGTTACGACTGGCAGTTCAACAGGAGTTGGGTGGCCGGCATCTTTGCTGACGGACAATTCGGAAGTATCCGCGGCTCGATTACAGAACCCTTCATTTCTGCAGCGGGACCTGAAACGCTCAGGACCAGCTACGCCGCCGGTGTCAGGCTGGGTTATCTGGTGGCGCCAAATGTTCTGTCGTACGTCAATGCCGGTTATTCCGGCTCCGATTGGTCGGGGGCCAGCTTCTCGAGCCTGTTTCCCGCGGGCACCCGGGATTTTCTCGCCACCCCGTCGTTCCATCGCGACGGCTTTTTCGTCGGCGGCGGCGTCGAGAACAACCTCAACATCTTCGGCATCACAGCGCCGGGTTGGTTCATGAAGACCGAGTACCGCGCGGCTTACTACGACCGCATTGCGTTGCCGGAAGCATTCACCCCCGTTGGCGGACCAGATGGCTTGTCGGCGACGTTCAAGCCCATCGTGCAGACCGTCTCGACTTCACTGGTGTACCGCTTCAACACAAGCGGATCCGTTGTCGCCGCCGATCTTCCGGCGCGCACCTACACCAAGGCGCCTGTCATCCGCGAGGCGGCGGCGAACTGGACCGGCTTCTACCTCTTCGGCGGCGCCGGCGGGGGCCTGTGGAATGCCGACAGCAACGCTGTGAGCACAGGCGGAAGCCTCGGCGCCTTTGGGCCCGCGGGTACTGTTCTGACGCTTGATCAGCGCTTCGGTGGCGAGGGTTGGTTCGGAACGGTCGGCGCGGGCTATGACTGGCAGTTCAACAGAACCTGGCTGGCCGGCATTTTTGCCGATGGCCAATTCGGCAGCATTCGTGGTTCGCTGAGCGATCCGACGTTCGTGGGTGACGTCGATGGTGTCGAAAAGCTCCGCACCAGCTACGCAGCAGGCGTGAGATTGGGTTATCTCGTCGCGCCGAACGTCTTATCCTACGTCAATGGCGGCTACTCCGGTTCGGAATGGTCAGGCATGACGATGTCAAGCCCCGCCTTGCCGGCGTTCGACACGACCTCTTCCTTTCATCGTAACGGCTGGTTCATCGGGGGCGGCGCGGAGAACAGCCTCAACATTTTCGGAATCTCGGCGCCGGGCTGGTTCATGAAGACCGAATATCGCGCGGCTTTCTACAACCGCGCGACCTTGGCCACGACGTTTCTTGGTCTGGGCGGCATAACGGGCGAAGCCGTTACCTTCAAACCTTGGGTCCAGACCATCTCGACCTCGCTGGTCTACCGCTTCAACTGGGGAGGGCCGGTCGTCGCCAAGTACTGAGACAAGTACTGAGACAAGTCCCGGCCTGACCGACATCCAGGTTCAAAAACTTCGGATGAGCAGCTTCTTGTCTCTCATGCGGAACGCACACACGGGCGGCTGCCATAGCCGCGTGAATTCAACCGGTGTTGGCGACCGGGCGCCGCCGATCCGCTTCAACGGCCCGCCAGCGCCTCCTTGCACTTGGCCGCAAAGGCGTTGAGGTACGAGCCGATCTCGCTTGCCAGCGCCTCGGACCGATCCACATTTTGCAGGCTCATGTTGAGCGCGTAGACCGGAAGCCCGTCGAGCAGGATCGGCGTCGCGACGGCAAGAACGCCAGGCTGCCACGACACGGCGCAATAGCCGTTGCGCTCGACCGAGCCTATCGATCGCGCGACGTCCGCCAGCAGCGCCCTGGTGGCCGCGGCGCTGCGCCGCTTGAACTGTTTCAGCAATCGTCTGCGCTCGGTCTCGGCGATGCCGGCCAGATAGGCACGGCCCAGCGACGTCAGGTCCATCGGGACCTGCTGGCCGGCGACCACGTTGCGCAGCGCCGCGCGCGGGCTAAAGCGGATCGACTCCAGATAGACCATCATGGTCCGATCCGCGGTCGCGAGCCCGACGTTCAGCCGGCGCTTCGCCGATTCCACCCGCATCATCGCTCCGATCGCGTTGAGCACGGGCGATCCCGTCCGCATGGCGTGGCCGATGCTGATGACGGACGCGGCGAGGCGGTAGGTCCGCTCCGTGCGGACCTGGTCGAGCATGCCGGAATTGACCAGCGTTCGGGTCAGCCGGCTGACCGTCGATCGCGGCAAGCCGCATCGCTCCGCGATCTCGCCGTTGCCCAGCGTATCGACCCCGGGCCGGAACGCCCGAAGAATTTCGATGCCCCTTTCGAGCGACCGGTTGCCGTCAACCCCGCCCGCATATCTGCGCACCTGCGCCACATCCGGCCTCCCAAGCAATTCCCCGGCAAAACCATTTCCACTAAGTGGAATAGGGGGATATTCCGGATGGTGCAAGCCGCGATACGCTCGAAACAAGACGAATGCCTCGCCGCGCGACTGCAACCACGGGCTTTGCCATGTCCTATCAGCTGATCGAACTTTCCGTCGAAGCCGGTGTCGCGACGATCGCATTCAACCGGCCGGAACGACGCAACGCCATGAGCGACGAGATGCGCGCCGAGTTCGTCACTGCGCTCGAAACCGTCGCCCGCGAGAAAGCGGTCAAGGCTCTGGTGCTGACGGGGCGCGGCAACGCCTTCTGTGCCGGCGGTGACATCAGCGGAATGAAGCGCCGTCTCGAGGCGCCGCAGGGCGAGGTGGCCTTCAACGGCTGGAGCCGTCAGCAGGGCGTGCACCACGTACAGTCGTTCCTGCTCGGCCTGCCGAAGCCGACCATCGCCGCCGTCAATGGCGCCGCGGCGGGGCTCGGTGCGGACACTGCGCTCGCCTGCGATTTCGTGATGGGAACGGAACGATCGAAATTCACCTGGTCCTACATCCAGCGCGGTCTGATCCCCGATGGCGGAGGCCTGTATTTCCTGCCGCGCCGGGTCGGGCTTGCCGGGGCAAAAGAGCTGATCTTCACCGGCCGCATGGTCGAGGCCGATGAAGCGCTCGCGCTCGGCATCGTCGATCGCAAGGTGGCCTCGGCAGAATTGCTGCCGGCGGCGCAGGCCTGGGCGGCCGAGCTGGCTCAGGGATCTCCCACCGCGCTGGCGCTGGGCAAGAAGATCCTGAACGAGACGTTCGAGCACTCCGCGCATGACATTTTCAGTCTGGGCAGCCAGGCGCAGGCCATCTGCTACACCAGCGCCGAGCATCGCGAGGCCGTGACGGCGTTCCTTGCGCAATCCTCGTCGAAGGATTGAGCGATGGATGCGATCCAGCGCCTGATCCGGCCACGCAGCGTCGCAATCATCGGTGCCTCGGCGGACCCGGGCAAGACGTCGGGGCGACCGGTCGCCTATCTCCAGAAGCATGGCTTTGCGGGCAACATCTATCCCGTCAATCCGAAGGTCGCAGAGATCGGCGGCCTGGCCTGCTACCCCGATGTCGCTTCGCTGCCTGATGTGCCTGATGTCGGCATCGTCCTGCTAGGTGCGGAGCGCGCGCACATCGCAGTGCGCGACTTGTCCAGGCGCGGGGCCGCCGCGGCGATCGTTCTCGCCAGCGGCTTCACCGAGACCGGGGCGGACGGCGCCGAGCGCCAGAAGCAGCTCATGGAAGCCGCCGGATCCATGCGCCTGCTCGGGCCGAACACGATCGGCCTCGTCAATCTGACCGACAACATCGTGCTTTCGGCGTCCGGCGCGCTGGCGATGGATCACTTTCCAGCGGGCCCCATCGGCCTCGTCTCGCAAAGCGGAGGCATTTTGGGCGCTTTGCTGTCGCGCGCCGCGGCGCGCGGCATCGGCCTGTCCAAGCTGGTGTCGACCAGCAACGAAGCCGATCTCGAGCTCGCCGACTTCATCGGCTTTCTTGCCGACGACAGTGCAACCAGGGTCATTGCGCTCTATATCGAGGCGATCCGCAATCCGGCCCGCTTTCGCGAGGCGGTGCTGAAGGCGCGCCGCGCCGGTAAGCCTGTCGTTGCCTTCAAGATCGGACGATCGGAGGCGGGTGCCAAGGCGGCGGTCTCGCACACCGGGGCGCTGGCGGGCTCCGATCGCATGTACGACGCCCTGTTCAGGCAACTCGGCGTGATCCGGGCGAAAACATTCGAAGACCTGCTCGATATTCCTGCATTGCTTGCGGCCGGACGGAAGCTCCGCGGCAGGCGCGTGGCGATCCTCACCTCCACCGGCGGCGCCGGCACGATCGTATCAGACAGTCTGGGCGTCGCAAGCTTTGCAACGCCCGCACCGGATGCGGAAACGGCCGCGCAATTGCGCGCCTTGCAATCGGGATCGCATGCCGCGCTCGACCGCAATCCGATCGACGTGACGCTGGCCGGTCTGCAGCCGGATCTGCTGCGCGCCGCCATCCGCATCTTGCTCGCCAGTTCCTCCTACGATGCGCTGGCGATCATTGCCGGCTCCTCAGCCGTGGGATCGCCAGCCCTGATGGCCGATGCCATCCACGATTGTCTGCCGCTCAGCGACAAGCCCGTCATTGCCTATGTGAGTCCCTACGCTCCCGACGTGGTCTCCGTCCTCACCCGGCGCGGCGTCCCGGCCTACACGTCGGCCGAAAGCTGTGCTGCCGCGCTCGACGGGCTCTTGCAGGCCGACATGCCGGTGCAGGTCCAGACGTCAGGCGCGATCGGGACAATCGACATGAGCGACGTCCCGGCGGGATCGTTGGATGAGGCGGAGGCGAAAGCCCTGTTCGCCCGCTTCGGTATTCCCGTCGTCGCAGAGAAGGTGGTCGCAACCTCAGGCGA comes from Bradyrhizobium diazoefficiens and encodes:
- a CDS encoding outer membrane protein, with the protein product MKKLVLASTAVAVLTGSALAADLPARTTVRAPVMPEPVANWTGFYVFGGAGGGLWAADSYEVLNTGGPAVSHKQRFGGSGYFGTVGAGYDWQFNRSWVAGIFADGQFGSIRGSITEPFISAAGPETLRTSYAAGVRLGYLVAPNVLSYVNAGYSGSDWSGASFSSLFPAGTRDFLATPSFHRDGFFVGGGVENNLNIFGITAPGWFMKTEYRAAYYDRIALPEAFTPVGGPDGLSATFKPIVQTVSTSLVYRFNTSGSVVAADLPARTYTKAPVIREAAANWTGFYLFGGAGGGLWNADSNAVSTGGSLGAFGPAGTVLTLDQRFGGEGWFGTVGAGYDWQFNRTWLAGIFADGQFGSIRGSLSDPTFVGDVDGVEKLRTSYAAGVRLGYLVAPNVLSYVNGGYSGSEWSGMTMSSPALPAFDTTSSFHRNGWFIGGGAENSLNIFGISAPGWFMKTEYRAAFYNRATLATTFLGLGGITGEAVTFKPWVQTISTSLVYRFNWGGPVVAKY
- a CDS encoding IclR family transcriptional regulator, giving the protein MAQVRRYAGGVDGNRSLERGIEILRAFRPGVDTLGNGEIAERCGLPRSTVSRLTRTLVNSGMLDQVRTERTYRLAASVISIGHAMRTGSPVLNAIGAMMRVESAKRRLNVGLATADRTMMVYLESIRFSPRAALRNVVAGQQVPMDLTSLGRAYLAGIAETERRRLLKQFKRRSAAATRALLADVARSIGSVERNGYCAVSWQPGVLAVATPILLDGLPVYALNMSLQNVDRSEALASEIGSYLNAFAAKCKEALAGR
- a CDS encoding enoyl-CoA hydratase/isomerase family protein, giving the protein MSYQLIELSVEAGVATIAFNRPERRNAMSDEMRAEFVTALETVAREKAVKALVLTGRGNAFCAGGDISGMKRRLEAPQGEVAFNGWSRQQGVHHVQSFLLGLPKPTIAAVNGAAAGLGADTALACDFVMGTERSKFTWSYIQRGLIPDGGGLYFLPRRVGLAGAKELIFTGRMVEADEALALGIVDRKVASAELLPAAQAWAAELAQGSPTALALGKKILNETFEHSAHDIFSLGSQAQAICYTSAEHREAVTAFLAQSSSKD
- a CDS encoding acetate--CoA ligase family protein translates to MDAIQRLIRPRSVAIIGASADPGKTSGRPVAYLQKHGFAGNIYPVNPKVAEIGGLACYPDVASLPDVPDVGIVLLGAERAHIAVRDLSRRGAAAAIVLASGFTETGADGAERQKQLMEAAGSMRLLGPNTIGLVNLTDNIVLSASGALAMDHFPAGPIGLVSQSGGILGALLSRAAARGIGLSKLVSTSNEADLELADFIGFLADDSATRVIALYIEAIRNPARFREAVLKARRAGKPVVAFKIGRSEAGAKAAVSHTGALAGSDRMYDALFRQLGVIRAKTFEDLLDIPALLAAGRKLRGRRVAILTSTGGAGTIVSDSLGVASFATPAPDAETAAQLRALQSGSHAALDRNPIDVTLAGLQPDLLRAAIRILLASSSYDALAIIAGSSAVGSPALMADAIHDCLPLSDKPVIAYVSPYAPDVVSVLTRRGVPAYTSAESCAAALDGLLQADMPVQVQTSGAIGTIDMSDVPAGSLDEAEAKALFARFGIPVVAEKVVATSGEAEQAARDFGGRAVLKILSREIAHKSDIGGVAVGLTIDAIGNRLTVMADEVEARTGTRPERFLLQEMVSGGVEIILGMHRDPLGTAILLGMGGVTAELFKDTTMRLLPPQGGLSMPEARAMTRELIAWPLLDGFRGRPKCDVEALAEAIVAFSGMVAQLGDRLTEAEINPVFVLPAGQGVKAADGLVVLNA